A window of Halomonas sp. H10-9-1 contains these coding sequences:
- a CDS encoding twin-arginine translocation signal domain-containing protein — MRSPTLSRRVFLKGSGGVLAGTLAFTAGPIALLAPSRSWAMPLDTLSTRQGDVLLGVAKQMFPHPGLEDAVYAHVVKSLDRKSAKGAMLGILHDGIVELDRSAGGDWLALNDAARLEHLAPLAGTPFFETIRGDAVVSLYDNPLAFAHFGYQGAEGDGGYLTKGFNDLNWLPDPPQPQGGYLPFEEPTA; from the coding sequence ATGCGTTCACCCACCCTGTCACGCCGCGTCTTCCTCAAGGGAAGCGGAGGAGTCCTAGCCGGCACCCTGGCCTTTACCGCAGGACCAATTGCGCTGCTCGCCCCTTCGCGGAGCTGGGCCATGCCTCTCGACACCCTCAGCACTCGCCAGGGTGATGTGCTGCTGGGGGTCGCCAAGCAGATGTTCCCCCATCCGGGTCTTGAAGATGCTGTCTACGCCCACGTGGTGAAGAGTCTCGATCGCAAGTCGGCCAAGGGTGCCATGCTTGGCATCCTCCACGATGGCATCGTCGAGCTCGACCGGTCTGCCGGCGGAGACTGGCTCGCGCTGAATGATGCCGCACGACTCGAGCATTTGGCTCCCTTGGCCGGCACGCCCTTCTTCGAAACCATCCGTGGCGATGCCGTTGTTTCACTTTACGACAACCCCCTGGCTTTCGCCCACTTCGGTTATCAAGGGGCCGAGGGCGACGGCGGTTATCTGACCAAGGGGTTCAATGACCTCAACTGGCTGCCCGATCCTCCCCAGCCCCAGGGTGGCTATCTGCCATTCGAGGAACCGACGGCCTGA
- a CDS encoding ribbon-helix-helix domain-containing protein, with translation MCHVYASTEPERYECTTRSVRLQGSVTSVRLENEFWEILDQLAHDQQLSTGRFISELYGEVMATKGAVPNLASMLRVACAVHLHIRAEPVAHCARALPLSDRRPATGVSFT, from the coding sequence ATGTGCCACGTCTACGCATCTACCGAGCCGGAACGCTACGAGTGCACCACCCGCTCGGTGCGCCTTCAGGGAAGCGTGACCAGCGTCCGACTTGAAAACGAGTTCTGGGAGATCCTCGACCAGCTGGCCCACGACCAGCAACTGTCTACCGGACGGTTCATCAGCGAGCTCTATGGCGAGGTCATGGCAACCAAGGGAGCGGTACCCAATCTCGCTTCCATGCTGCGGGTGGCCTGCGCGGTGCATCTGCACATTCGTGCCGAACCAGTGGCCCACTGCGCCCGAGCCTTGCCGCTCTCCGACCGGCGACCTGCGACCGGGGTGTCATTCACTTGA
- a CDS encoding VIT1/CCC1 transporter family protein, with the protein MQGHKRGDLEAEHHPEAIRRRLQGGNTGQSLPDAILGGIDGCVTTFAVVSGAFGAGFSATVALVLGFANLLADGFSMAISNYEAINAQREHIDGVRRDEHLHIDVIPDGEREEVRQIFIAKGFAGETLERVVETICSDRELWVETMLREEHGLQTEGLSPLRSGLTTFVAFLVVGAVPLLPYTVPGLTTDAQFLTSLALAGLMFFLIGMGKSLVYHQPVLASGVRTLLMGGAAAGLAFLTGHLAQALFGVSV; encoded by the coding sequence ATGCAAGGGCACAAGCGTGGCGACCTGGAGGCGGAGCATCACCCGGAGGCGATTCGCCGACGACTGCAGGGTGGCAATACCGGGCAGAGTCTCCCCGACGCCATCCTTGGTGGCATCGATGGCTGCGTGACTACCTTCGCGGTGGTCTCCGGAGCCTTCGGTGCCGGCTTCTCGGCCACGGTGGCGCTGGTGCTGGGTTTCGCCAACCTGCTGGCCGACGGCTTCAGCATGGCGATCAGCAACTATGAGGCGATCAACGCCCAGCGCGAGCATATCGACGGGGTGCGCCGCGACGAGCACTTGCATATCGACGTGATCCCCGACGGCGAGCGCGAGGAGGTCCGCCAGATATTTATCGCCAAGGGCTTCGCGGGGGAGACCCTGGAGCGGGTGGTGGAGACCATCTGCAGCGACCGCGAGCTGTGGGTGGAGACCATGCTGCGCGAGGAGCACGGCCTGCAGACCGAGGGATTGAGCCCCCTGCGCTCCGGGCTTACGACCTTCGTTGCCTTCCTGGTGGTGGGCGCGGTGCCGCTGCTGCCCTATACGGTGCCGGGCCTGACCACCGATGCCCAGTTCCTGACCAGCCTTGCGCTCGCCGGACTGATGTTCTTCCTGATCGGCATGGGCAAGAGCCTGGTCTACCACCAGCCGGTGCTGGCCTCCGGGGTGCGCACCTTGCTGATGGGTGGGGCCGCGGCGGGGCTGGCCTTCCTGACCGGGCACCTGGCTCAGGCGCTATTCGGCGTCAGCGTGTGA
- a CDS encoding M20/M25/M40 family metallo-hydrolase, with protein MSDTPWTSAMPQEQFELMREILAAPSPVGLEGAMTYGVLKPYFERFALAGWQLHQFKGHAGVVLDTHPGRDDLFKVMVIGHADKIRMQVRSIGEDGKIWINSDSFLPNVLIGHEVTLFSEDPEVPGSYRRIQGGTVEALGAIHFSDPAQRDGSKGIKKEQLYLDLQIHGDNKKQQVMNLGVRPGDAILLERPIRHGFSPDTFYGAYLDNGLGCFVTAEVARLIAEAGGTEKVRVMFAIASYEEIGRFGSRVLAGELEPDAIIAVDVNHDYVAAPGIGDRRMQPLEMGKGFTMSVGSIASEQLNRIIEGTARKHAIPMQRDVVGVDTGTDGMAGVLAAVDCVATSIGFPIRNMHTISETGNTRDVVAAIHAITRSLQALDALPNPQREFLDHHPRLDQAGPLTHRGGEKPADPQD; from the coding sequence ATGAGCGATACCCCCTGGACTTCCGCCATGCCCCAGGAGCAGTTCGAGCTGATGCGCGAGATCCTCGCCGCACCGAGCCCTGTGGGACTCGAAGGGGCCATGACCTATGGCGTGCTCAAGCCCTATTTCGAGCGCTTTGCCCTCGCGGGCTGGCAACTGCACCAGTTCAAGGGCCACGCCGGCGTGGTGCTGGACACCCACCCGGGCCGCGATGACCTCTTCAAGGTGATGGTCATCGGCCACGCCGACAAGATCCGCATGCAGGTTCGCTCCATCGGCGAGGATGGCAAGATCTGGATCAACAGCGACTCCTTCCTGCCCAACGTCCTGATCGGCCACGAGGTCACCCTGTTCAGCGAGGACCCGGAGGTACCAGGCAGCTACCGCCGCATCCAGGGTGGTACCGTGGAGGCGCTGGGCGCTATCCACTTTTCCGATCCCGCCCAGCGCGATGGAAGCAAGGGCATCAAGAAGGAGCAGCTCTATCTCGACCTGCAGATCCACGGCGACAACAAAAAGCAGCAGGTGATGAACCTGGGCGTGCGTCCCGGCGACGCCATCCTGCTGGAGCGCCCCATCCGCCACGGCTTCAGCCCGGACACCTTCTACGGCGCCTACCTCGACAACGGCCTGGGCTGCTTCGTCACCGCCGAGGTGGCACGCCTGATCGCCGAGGCGGGCGGCACCGAGAAGGTCAGGGTGATGTTCGCCATCGCCAGCTATGAGGAGATCGGTCGCTTCGGCAGCCGAGTGCTGGCCGGCGAACTCGAGCCCGATGCCATCATCGCCGTGGACGTCAACCACGACTATGTCGCCGCACCCGGCATCGGTGACCGCCGCATGCAGCCGCTGGAGATGGGCAAGGGGTTCACCATGTCGGTAGGCTCCATCGCCAGCGAGCAGCTCAACCGCATCATCGAGGGCACCGCCCGCAAGCACGCCATTCCCATGCAGCGCGACGTCGTCGGCGTCGACACCGGTACCGACGGCATGGCCGGCGTGCTCGCCGCGGTGGACTGCGTGGCCACCTCCATCGGTTTCCCGATTCGCAACATGCATACCATCTCGGAGACCGGCAACACCCGGGATGTGGTGGCGGCGATCCACGCCATCACGCGCAGCCTCCAGGCGCTCGACGCCCTGCCCAATCCGCAGCGCGAGTTCCTCGACCACCATCCGCGCCTCGATCAGGCCGGTCCACTGACCCATCGTGGCGGCGAGAAACCGGCCGATCCGCAAGACTGA
- a CDS encoding ribose-phosphate diphosphokinase yields MSRGEARALLHFADEAAAAGRLAAAAGLSALVVERHRFPDAELKLTLAVGEGNSMPETLVVYRSLDRPNDKLVELLLLARHVRRQGVRRLVLVAPYLAYMRQDIAFQPGEIVSQGIVGGFLAELFDAVITVDPHLHRIERLDQAIPLEHAIALSGAPRLAELVAEKRPGALLLGPDEEARQWVAQAAAVTGGDVGVCRKERRGDRDVSIRLPEGVAVAGRAVVLMDDVASSGRTVARAAEALLAAGAASVDLALTHALFAGDALAVIRAAGVGEVWSTDCIAHESNAIGMASPLAAALVEVLAGQWQSPAGKG; encoded by the coding sequence GTGAGTCGAGGCGAGGCACGCGCACTGCTGCATTTTGCCGATGAGGCTGCCGCCGCCGGACGCCTGGCCGCCGCCGCCGGGCTATCGGCGCTGGTCGTCGAGCGCCACCGTTTCCCCGATGCCGAGCTCAAGCTGACCCTGGCCGTCGGCGAGGGGAATAGCATGCCCGAGACCCTGGTGGTCTATCGCAGCCTGGACCGGCCCAACGACAAGCTGGTGGAACTGCTGCTGCTGGCGCGCCACGTTCGCCGTCAGGGCGTGAGGCGCCTGGTGCTGGTGGCGCCCTACCTCGCCTACATGCGCCAGGATATCGCCTTCCAGCCCGGCGAGATCGTCAGCCAGGGTATCGTCGGCGGCTTCCTGGCCGAGCTGTTCGACGCCGTGATCACGGTGGATCCCCACCTGCACCGCATCGAGCGTCTCGACCAGGCGATCCCCCTCGAACACGCCATCGCGCTCTCCGGTGCGCCGCGCCTGGCCGAGCTGGTGGCCGAGAAGCGCCCCGGTGCGTTGCTGCTGGGTCCGGATGAGGAGGCTCGCCAGTGGGTGGCCCAGGCCGCGGCGGTCACCGGTGGCGACGTCGGGGTGTGTCGTAAGGAGCGCCGCGGCGACCGCGATGTCAGCATTCGCCTGCCCGAAGGCGTGGCGGTGGCCGGGCGGGCGGTGGTACTGATGGACGACGTGGCGAGCTCTGGCCGCACCGTGGCGCGTGCCGCCGAGGCGCTGTTGGCCGCAGGGGCGGCCTCGGTGGACCTGGCGCTCACCCACGCGCTGTTTGCCGGCGATGCCCTGGCGGTGATTCGCGCGGCCGGGGTCGGCGAGGTGTGGAGTACCGATTGCATCGCTCACGAGAGCAACGCCATTGGCATGGCGTCGCCACTTGCCGCCGCGCTTGTCGAGGTCCTGGCCGGGCAGTGGCAATCCCCGGCCGGCAAGGGGTAA
- a CDS encoding thymidine phosphorylase family protein: MKKSSPAQAPLDDTLSPLALKRVGIDTYRENVAYLHRECHLYRAEGFQALSKVEVRANGQRILASLNVVDDPTIVDCQQLGLSEDAFASLGLAEGEPVSVSQAEPPASIPALRRKIRGERLTRDDYRAIIQDIADLRYSKIELTAFVVACDLGELDREEIFYLSDAMCRVGRRLDWHEHPVVDKHCIGGIPGNRTSMLVVPIVAAHGLLCPKTSSRAITSPSGTADTMEVLANVDLPFAVLGEIVRTHRGCLAWGGCSKLSPADDVLISVERPLSIDSPGQMVASILSKKVAAGSTHLLLDIPVGPSAKVRSMPEARRLRKLFEFVAGRMGLTLDVVITDGSQPIGRGIGPMLEARDVMQVLTNHPDAPMDLRQKALRLAGRMLEFDPDVRGGDGFGIARDILDSGRALDKMQAIIEAQGAKPFDAENQLLAPHRFEVVAPEDGVVVGIDNLKLARIARLAGAPKAVGAGVDMAVRLGDTVRAGQALYIVYAAFRNELTLAHQSSERDSAVTLGERDELTRLNVEM; this comes from the coding sequence ATGAAGAAGAGCTCCCCCGCGCAGGCACCGCTGGACGATACCCTCTCGCCGCTGGCCCTCAAGCGAGTGGGGATCGACACCTATCGCGAGAACGTGGCCTACCTGCATCGCGAGTGCCATCTCTACCGCGCCGAAGGCTTCCAGGCCCTCTCCAAGGTGGAGGTGCGCGCCAATGGGCAGCGCATCCTGGCCAGCCTCAACGTGGTCGATGACCCGACCATCGTCGACTGCCAGCAGCTGGGACTGTCCGAGGATGCCTTCGCCTCGTTGGGGCTGGCGGAGGGGGAGCCGGTCAGCGTCTCCCAGGCCGAGCCGCCGGCGTCGATTCCTGCCCTGCGTCGCAAGATCCGTGGCGAACGCCTCACCCGCGACGACTATCGGGCGATCATCCAGGACATCGCCGATCTGCGCTACTCCAAGATCGAGCTGACCGCCTTCGTGGTGGCCTGCGATCTGGGCGAACTGGATCGCGAGGAGATCTTCTACCTCAGCGACGCCATGTGCCGGGTGGGGCGTCGCCTCGACTGGCACGAGCATCCGGTGGTCGACAAGCACTGCATTGGTGGCATCCCCGGCAACCGCACTTCGATGCTGGTGGTGCCCATCGTTGCCGCCCATGGGTTGCTGTGTCCCAAGACCTCGTCGCGGGCCATCACCTCGCCCTCGGGCACCGCTGATACCATGGAGGTGCTGGCCAACGTCGACCTGCCGTTCGCAGTCCTGGGCGAGATCGTGCGTACCCATCGCGGCTGCCTCGCCTGGGGCGGCTGCAGTAAGCTGTCGCCGGCCGACGACGTGCTGATCTCGGTGGAGCGCCCGCTCTCCATCGATTCGCCGGGCCAGATGGTCGCCTCGATCCTCTCGAAGAAGGTCGCCGCCGGCTCCACCCACCTGCTGCTGGATATCCCCGTGGGCCCCTCTGCCAAGGTGCGTTCCATGCCCGAGGCTCGCCGGCTGCGCAAGCTATTCGAGTTCGTGGCCGGGCGCATGGGGCTGACCCTGGACGTGGTGATCACCGACGGCAGCCAGCCCATCGGTCGCGGTATCGGCCCCATGCTCGAGGCCCGCGACGTGATGCAGGTACTGACCAACCATCCCGACGCCCCCATGGACCTGCGTCAGAAGGCGCTGCGGCTGGCCGGGCGGATGCTCGAGTTCGACCCCGATGTGCGCGGCGGGGATGGTTTCGGTATCGCCCGAGATATCCTCGACTCCGGGCGTGCCCTGGACAAGATGCAGGCGATCATCGAGGCCCAGGGGGCGAAGCCCTTCGACGCGGAGAATCAGCTCCTGGCACCGCACCGCTTCGAGGTGGTGGCGCCCGAGGATGGCGTGGTGGTGGGCATCGACAACCTTAAGCTGGCGCGCATCGCCAGGCTGGCCGGGGCACCCAAGGCGGTCGGGGCGGGGGTCGACATGGCGGTGCGCCTGGGCGACACGGTCAGGGCCGGCCAGGCGCTCTATATTGTCTACGCCGCCTTCCGCAACGAGCTGACACTGGCCCACCAGTCCAGCGAGCGTGACAGCGCCGTGACCCTGGGGGAGCGTGATGAGCTGACGCGCTTGAACGTGGAGATGTGA
- a CDS encoding 2-dehydropantoate 2-reductase — MRFAIMGSGGVGGYFGARLAEAGHAVTFIARGEHLAAMRRDGLEVSSIEGNLHLDSVDATDDPREVGEVEAIIVAVKAWQVREAAEAIRPMLGPETLVVPLENGVEAADTLAEALGEAHVLEGLCGILAWQEAPGHIRHAGVSPFVRFGERDNHPSKRGERLKAAFDAAHGVTAEIPDDIQAAVWSKFLFICAMSGIGAITRAPIGVTRRLPETRELIEAILAEIAAVARARGIALPADAEARALHFIDALPAASTASMQRDIMDGRPSELESQNGAVVRLGREAGVATPVNALIHAALLPQECKVRGGGESHP, encoded by the coding sequence ATGCGTTTCGCGATCATGGGTAGCGGCGGTGTTGGCGGTTATTTTGGGGCACGCCTGGCCGAGGCCGGCCACGCGGTCACCTTCATCGCCCGCGGCGAGCACCTGGCGGCGATGCGCCGCGACGGGCTCGAGGTCTCAAGCATCGAAGGGAACCTGCACCTTGACTCGGTGGACGCCACCGACGACCCGCGTGAGGTCGGCGAAGTGGAGGCGATCATCGTCGCGGTCAAGGCCTGGCAGGTCAGGGAGGCCGCCGAGGCGATCCGCCCCATGCTGGGGCCCGAGACCCTGGTGGTGCCGCTGGAGAACGGCGTCGAGGCCGCCGACACCCTGGCCGAGGCACTCGGTGAGGCGCACGTGCTGGAGGGGCTATGCGGGATCCTGGCCTGGCAGGAGGCCCCGGGGCACATCCGGCATGCCGGGGTCTCCCCCTTCGTACGCTTCGGCGAGCGGGACAACCACCCGAGCAAGCGCGGCGAGCGCCTCAAGGCCGCCTTCGACGCCGCGCATGGGGTCACCGCCGAGATCCCCGACGACATCCAGGCCGCAGTGTGGAGCAAGTTCCTGTTCATCTGCGCCATGAGTGGCATCGGCGCCATCACCCGCGCCCCCATCGGCGTGACCCGCCGCCTGCCCGAGACCCGCGAGCTAATCGAGGCGATCCTGGCCGAGATCGCGGCGGTGGCCCGGGCACGCGGCATCGCCCTGCCCGCGGACGCCGAGGCTCGTGCCCTCCATTTCATCGATGCCCTGCCGGCGGCCAGCACCGCCTCCATGCAGCGTGACATCATGGACGGCCGCCCCTCCGAACTCGAGTCCCAGAACGGCGCCGTGGTGCGCCTGGGCCGCGAGGCCGGCGTCGCCACCCCGGTCAACGCCCTGATCCACGCCGCCCTGTTGCCCCAGGAGTGCAAGGTGCGAGGTGGCGGTGAGAGCCACCCCTGA
- a CDS encoding MBL fold metallo-hydrolase — translation MTMKMLASSLAMALSLTAGAVTAQAQSGETAQATTDAVQLQQIRNATVKITYGDTTFLLDPMLSKKGTYPGFEGTYRSTRRNPLVDLPMPAQEIIADVDAVIVTHTHLDHWDDAAQQALPKDIPLFAQHQADAVMIREQGFTNVRVLSYKAEFDGVTLSRTGGQHGTDEMYASADVATFLGDAMGVVFQAPGQETLYLVGDTIWRDEVDLALEAYDPEIVVLNAGYALLSDYEGAIIMGKEDVLRATQAAPEATIVATHMDAINHMALTRDELREYVQENSIEDRVEIPEDGVTINF, via the coding sequence ATGACGATGAAAATGCTTGCCAGTTCGCTGGCGATGGCACTGAGCCTGACCGCTGGTGCAGTCACTGCCCAGGCACAATCGGGGGAGACCGCGCAGGCGACGACCGACGCCGTGCAGTTGCAGCAGATCCGCAATGCGACGGTGAAGATCACCTATGGTGACACGACCTTCCTGCTCGACCCGATGCTGTCGAAGAAGGGCACTTATCCGGGATTCGAGGGCACCTACCGCAGCACGCGGCGCAACCCCCTGGTGGACCTGCCGATGCCGGCGCAGGAGATTATCGCCGACGTGGACGCGGTGATCGTCACCCACACCCACCTGGACCACTGGGATGATGCCGCGCAGCAGGCGCTGCCAAAGGATATCCCGCTCTTCGCGCAGCACCAGGCCGATGCGGTGATGATCCGTGAGCAGGGCTTCACCAACGTGCGCGTCCTTTCCTACAAGGCCGAGTTCGATGGCGTGACCCTGAGCAGGACAGGTGGCCAGCACGGCACCGATGAAATGTATGCCTCGGCTGACGTCGCGACCTTCCTCGGCGACGCCATGGGCGTGGTCTTCCAGGCGCCAGGCCAGGAGACCCTCTACCTGGTAGGCGACACCATCTGGCGCGACGAAGTCGACCTGGCGCTTGAGGCGTACGATCCTGAGATCGTCGTGCTCAACGCTGGATATGCACTGTTGAGCGACTATGAAGGCGCTATCATCATGGGTAAGGAAGACGTGCTGCGCGCTACCCAGGCCGCTCCAGAGGCCACGATAGTCGCCACGCACATGGATGCCATCAACCATATGGCGTTGACACGCGACGAGTTGAGAGAGTACGTGCAGGAAAACAGCATCGAAGATCGTGTAGAAATCCCCGAGGATGGTGTCACGATCAACTTCTAA
- a CDS encoding helix-turn-helix domain-containing protein, which yields MSCVRVVVLAFDGVSLFHLSVPGMVLGADDGSGLTHYDVTYCAEIPGRIRSDQGMVIEVPHGLKAMDEADIVIIPAWSDPDVPASRELIDALRRAHGQGTLIVGLCLGAFALGDAGLLDGREATTHWVARDVFARRFPDTLFRPDVLYVAADNIITSAGTVAAIDCCLQLIRQRHGCEAANHVARLLVTPPHRPGGQAQYIERPVPKLTDSHRLPGVLEWAREHLSEPLSLDTLAGVAKMSRRTFTRRFREATGTTVTKWLNAERVARAQQLLETTDLPIERITSEVGFGTTLALRQQFAAQLGTSPSHYRRNFCNLLRSAAPQ from the coding sequence ATGTCGTGCGTGCGCGTTGTCGTCCTGGCCTTCGACGGTGTCAGCCTGTTTCATCTTTCCGTGCCCGGCATGGTCCTCGGTGCAGATGACGGTTCCGGCCTGACTCACTACGACGTGACCTATTGCGCAGAGATACCCGGCCGGATACGCAGCGATCAGGGCATGGTGATCGAGGTGCCCCATGGGCTGAAAGCCATGGACGAGGCCGATATCGTCATCATTCCGGCCTGGAGTGATCCAGACGTACCGGCGTCCCGCGAGCTCATCGACGCGTTACGACGTGCCCATGGGCAAGGCACGCTGATCGTGGGGTTATGCCTGGGCGCCTTTGCACTGGGGGATGCGGGGCTGCTTGACGGACGTGAGGCAACCACGCACTGGGTGGCGCGCGATGTGTTTGCCCGGCGCTTTCCCGATACCTTGTTCCGCCCGGATGTGCTGTATGTCGCCGCTGACAACATCATCACCTCCGCCGGCACGGTCGCCGCCATTGACTGCTGTTTGCAGTTGATTCGCCAACGTCATGGCTGCGAGGCGGCGAATCATGTCGCCCGGTTGCTGGTCACGCCGCCGCACCGCCCGGGGGGGCAGGCACAGTACATCGAACGCCCCGTCCCGAAGCTTACCGACAGTCATCGTTTGCCCGGTGTGCTGGAGTGGGCGCGAGAGCATCTGTCGGAACCGCTGTCGCTCGACACCCTCGCCGGCGTAGCGAAGATGAGCCGGCGCACCTTTACCCGACGCTTTCGGGAGGCAACTGGCACCACCGTCACCAAGTGGCTGAATGCCGAGCGGGTCGCCAGAGCGCAGCAGCTGCTGGAGACCACCGACCTGCCGATCGAGCGCATCACCTCGGAGGTCGGCTTTGGTACGACCCTGGCACTACGTCAGCAGTTTGCCGCTCAGCTAGGCACGTCGCCGTCGCATTATCGACGCAACTTCTGCAACCTGTTGCGCTCGGCAGCACCGCAGTAG
- a CDS encoding DUF393 domain-containing protein has product MPERDGGVLRVYYDGICPRCRRDRARYEHWGEEAGAQVEWCDVTEHQQALRDRGVDPQAALLSLHVEDEGGRIREGIDAYILLMRRVPRLRPVAWLIGLPGLKPLLRRLYDAWVRRRLARQGRLP; this is encoded by the coding sequence ATGCCGGAGCGAGATGGTGGTGTCCTGAGGGTCTATTACGACGGTATCTGCCCGCGCTGCCGTCGCGATCGCGCCCGTTACGAGCACTGGGGCGAGGAGGCGGGGGCGCAGGTGGAGTGGTGCGATGTCACCGAGCACCAGCAGGCGCTGCGCGACAGGGGCGTCGATCCGCAGGCGGCGCTGCTCTCCCTGCACGTGGAGGACGAGGGCGGGCGCATCCGCGAGGGCATCGATGCCTATATCCTGTTGATGCGCCGGGTGCCGCGCCTGCGCCCTGTCGCCTGGCTGATCGGCCTGCCTGGCCTCAAGCCGCTGCTACGGCGGCTCTATGACGCTTGGGTTCGGCGCCGCCTGGCGCGCCAGGGGCGCCTGCCGTGA
- a CDS encoding YbhB/YbcL family Raf kinase inhibitor-like protein — translation MAFALSTLRLSSPAFEDGGTIPAKHTGEGDDLSPALVWQDAPKGTKGFALICHDPDAPLVQNGTYGFVHWVLYNIPASTTSLEEASRVGTKGKNDFAKLGYGGPMPPEGHGIHRYYFWILALDKPTDDLPEGLSLHDLLVKVEPHLLGMNRLVGTYRRG, via the coding sequence ATGGCATTCGCCCTGTCGACCCTGCGACTCTCCAGTCCCGCCTTCGAGGATGGGGGGACCATTCCTGCCAAGCATACGGGTGAAGGCGATGACCTCTCGCCGGCACTGGTCTGGCAGGATGCCCCGAAGGGCACCAAGGGGTTCGCGCTGATCTGCCACGACCCGGACGCCCCGTTGGTGCAGAATGGCACCTACGGGTTCGTGCACTGGGTGCTCTACAACATCCCGGCCTCCACCACCAGCCTCGAGGAGGCGAGCCGTGTGGGCACCAAGGGCAAGAACGACTTCGCCAAGCTGGGTTACGGCGGCCCCATGCCCCCGGAGGGGCATGGCATCCACCGTTACTACTTCTGGATCCTGGCGCTGGACAAGCCCACCGACGACCTGCCCGAAGGGCTCTCGCTGCATGACCTGTTGGTCAAGGTCGAGCCGCACCTGCTGGGCATGAATCGCCTGGTGGGCACCTACCGTCGCGGTTGA
- a CDS encoding NAD(P)H-dependent oxidoreductase yields the protein MSKRLLIVAHVPSPNTARLREAAERGARHPEVGGIEVVVKAPFETGPDDVLACDAILLGTPENLGTMSGALKDFFDRSYYPLLDKTQGLPCALYVRAGHDGTGTRRAVESIVTGLRWRWVQAPLILRGEWQEAFPERVEELAMTMAAGLEAGML from the coding sequence ATGTCCAAGCGTCTGCTGATCGTCGCCCACGTCCCCTCCCCCAACACCGCCAGGCTGCGCGAAGCCGCCGAACGAGGGGCACGCCACCCCGAGGTCGGGGGCATCGAGGTGGTGGTCAAGGCCCCGTTCGAGACGGGCCCCGACGACGTGCTGGCCTGTGATGCCATCCTGCTCGGCACCCCCGAGAACCTCGGCACCATGAGCGGCGCTCTCAAGGACTTCTTCGATCGCAGCTACTATCCGCTGCTGGACAAGACCCAGGGCCTACCCTGCGCGCTCTACGTGCGCGCCGGCCACGACGGCACCGGTACCCGCCGCGCCGTGGAGAGCATCGTCACCGGCCTGCGCTGGCGCTGGGTCCAGGCCCCCCTGATCCTGCGCGGCGAGTGGCAGGAGGCCTTTCCCGAGCGGGTAGAGGAGCTCGCCATGACCATGGCCGCGGGGCTCGAGGCAGGGATGCTATAA